A single genomic interval of Zunongwangia sp. HGR-M22 harbors:
- a CDS encoding glycosyltransferase family 2 protein, whose product MLIFVILIAILYAALMLAFLKGWNSLKPSTDNYEPPKTRFSIIIPFRNEAENLPDLLESLAILNYPFKLFEILLINDESEDDSEKIIAEFIETQPQLNLKVLQNHRISNSPKKDAIKTAIEMAQLEYILTTDADCKIPQNWLQSFNTEILENNSVMIAAPVKIEITDKKFVTSFEALDFLSLQITGAGAFGIKKAFMANGANLCYKKESFVKQNGFEGNSEIASGDDVFLLQKFIQQQLKVTFLKDQNAIVKTKPQSSFKRLVQQRIRWASKTSAYTSNFAKLTGLIVFNMNIAFSLSLLFGIFKLFPFPYFMILFLVKFNLDFVLLYRGTILFKNESLMRKYLISSVLYPFFSVYVAILSLFGGYNWKGRRFKR is encoded by the coding sequence ATGCTGATATTTGTAATTCTAATCGCCATTTTATATGCAGCTTTAATGCTGGCGTTTTTAAAAGGTTGGAATTCGTTAAAGCCTTCTACTGATAATTACGAGCCACCTAAAACCCGTTTTTCGATTATAATTCCGTTTAGAAATGAAGCTGAAAATCTACCCGATTTACTTGAAAGCCTAGCTATACTGAATTACCCTTTTAAGCTTTTTGAAATTCTTTTGATCAATGATGAATCTGAAGACGATTCAGAAAAAATTATTGCCGAATTTATCGAAACTCAACCTCAGCTTAACCTGAAAGTTTTACAGAACCATCGCATTTCGAATTCCCCGAAGAAAGATGCCATAAAAACTGCAATTGAAATGGCACAATTAGAATATATTCTCACCACCGATGCCGATTGTAAAATACCGCAAAACTGGCTACAAAGTTTTAATACTGAAATTTTAGAAAATAACTCGGTAATGATTGCTGCACCGGTAAAGATTGAGATTACCGACAAAAAATTCGTGACTTCTTTTGAAGCGCTAGATTTTTTAAGCTTACAGATTACGGGAGCTGGAGCGTTTGGAATCAAAAAAGCTTTTATGGCAAACGGGGCTAATCTTTGTTATAAAAAAGAATCATTTGTTAAGCAAAATGGATTTGAAGGAAACTCTGAAATTGCCAGCGGAGATGATGTGTTTTTACTGCAAAAATTTATTCAGCAGCAATTAAAAGTGACTTTCTTAAAAGACCAAAATGCGATTGTAAAAACCAAACCACAATCGAGTTTTAAGCGACTGGTACAGCAACGTATTCGGTGGGCTTCAAAAACCTCAGCGTACACCAGCAATTTCGCCAAACTAACGGGACTAATCGTTTTTAATATGAACATTGCTTTCAGTTTGAGCCTGCTTTTCGGTATTTTCAAATTATTCCCCTTTCCTTATTTTATGATCTTATTTTTAGTGAAATTTAACCTGGATTTTGTGTTGCTTTATCGCGGAACGATTCTCTTTAAAAATGAATCACTAATGAGAAAATATCTAATTAGCAGTGTGCTATATCCATTCTTCTCGGTTTATGTTGCCATTCTTTCGCTATTTGGAGGTTACAACTGGAAAGGAAGAAGGTTTAAGAGATGA
- a CDS encoding four helix bundle protein, giving the protein MNDFKDNPLKKKSYDFALQIVQVSKKLMTEKREFILSKQLLKSGTSIGANVAEANGAISNADFSAKISIAYKESLETKYWLSLLKDSDYLQLESFESLHKDCDEISRILYSILKKTRLNK; this is encoded by the coding sequence ATGAATGACTTTAAAGATAATCCATTAAAGAAAAAATCTTATGACTTCGCACTTCAAATTGTTCAGGTTTCTAAAAAGTTGATGACTGAAAAAAGAGAATTTATACTTTCTAAACAATTACTAAAATCTGGTACTTCGATCGGCGCTAATGTAGCGGAAGCCAATGGGGCAATCTCTAATGCTGATTTTTCAGCAAAAATATCGATCGCTTATAAAGAAAGCTTAGAAACAAAGTATTGGTTGTCACTTCTAAAAGATTCAGATTATCTGCAGTTAGAGAGTTTTGAAAGTCTTCATAAAGATTGCGACGAAATATCTCGAATACTGTATTCAATTTTGAAGAAAACGAGGCTAAATAAATAA
- a CDS encoding MutS-related protein: MAKHIDFYKKQIEIHQKIADKLSKQLLASSLLRLAVFIIIGFLIYFYWGETKIMMAAIIGGIAIFLYLVSRHSNLKYKSDKQKSLIKLNQTEIDVMQSRQFQELPDGSEFEVQNHDYAQDIDLFGRGSFFQYLNRTALYQGTKKLVDILLANDIESITKKQETVKELAAKAKWRQEFSATASLVKTTESSTTIVNWFRNYKRFVPKFIKWLSPLFSLLSVAIIAGYILGFVTEFQLLLWLIVGILITGVFLKRINLLSGSVSKIQDTFHQYHQLLGMLENEEFSSAIMTAKKKAIRTENKKASEIFKEFSKAIDALDQRNNMIFGVIGNGFLLWDLRQSLKLENWIENYGFQVENWFDVIEVTDAYNSLGNFSFNHPDYTFPKINSVEKGIEATQLAHPLLHPEKRVANDFYIDSKEFFIVTGANMAGKSTFLRTVSLQIVMSNIGLPVCAEDCSYTPIKLITSMRTSDSLSDDESYFFSELKRLKYIVNRIKDNRYFIILDEILKGTNSIDKASGSKKFVRKLVNSHSNGIIATHDLSLCEITEELSQVKNHYFDAEITNDELHFDYRFKDGICQNMNASFLLRKMEIVDN; encoded by the coding sequence ATGGCAAAACACATCGATTTTTATAAAAAACAGATTGAAATTCATCAAAAAATAGCTGATAAGCTTTCAAAGCAATTACTGGCTTCTAGTTTATTAAGATTGGCCGTTTTTATAATTATTGGTTTTCTTATTTATTTTTACTGGGGAGAAACCAAAATTATGATGGCTGCAATTATTGGAGGTATTGCCATATTCTTATATTTAGTTTCACGGCATAGCAATCTTAAATATAAAAGTGATAAACAGAAATCTTTAATTAAGTTAAATCAAACTGAAATTGATGTGATGCAGTCTAGGCAATTTCAGGAGTTGCCAGATGGTAGCGAATTTGAAGTTCAAAATCACGATTATGCCCAAGATATCGATCTCTTCGGAAGGGGTTCCTTCTTTCAGTATTTAAACAGAACGGCACTGTACCAAGGCACTAAAAAGTTGGTGGATATTTTGCTGGCTAATGATATTGAAAGTATTACCAAGAAACAAGAAACAGTTAAAGAATTAGCTGCAAAAGCCAAATGGCGACAAGAATTTAGTGCTACCGCAAGTCTTGTAAAAACAACCGAATCGTCAACCACGATAGTTAATTGGTTTAGAAACTACAAACGCTTTGTACCAAAGTTTATAAAATGGCTTTCTCCGCTATTCTCATTGTTATCTGTAGCTATAATCGCAGGATATATTCTTGGTTTTGTTACTGAATTTCAGCTGTTACTATGGCTTATTGTTGGGATCTTGATCACTGGCGTTTTCTTAAAACGGATCAATTTGCTTTCGGGGAGCGTTTCTAAAATTCAGGATACTTTTCACCAATATCACCAATTGTTGGGAATGTTAGAAAACGAGGAGTTTTCTTCAGCAATAATGACAGCCAAAAAGAAAGCGATTAGAACCGAAAATAAAAAAGCTTCTGAAATTTTTAAGGAATTTTCTAAAGCCATCGATGCCCTGGATCAACGTAATAATATGATATTTGGCGTTATTGGTAACGGATTTTTACTTTGGGATTTGCGCCAGTCTTTAAAGTTGGAAAACTGGATCGAAAACTATGGATTTCAGGTTGAAAATTGGTTTGATGTAATTGAAGTGACCGATGCTTATAATTCGTTAGGAAACTTCAGTTTTAATCATCCAGATTATACTTTTCCGAAGATTAATTCCGTAGAAAAAGGAATCGAAGCAACTCAATTAGCACATCCACTACTGCATCCTGAAAAGCGCGTAGCCAATGATTTTTATATCGACAGTAAAGAATTTTTTATTGTTACTGGAGCAAATATGGCCGGGAAAAGTACGTTTTTAAGAACGGTTTCCCTGCAAATTGTGATGAGCAATATTGGTTTGCCGGTTTGTGCTGAAGATTGTTCTTATACGCCCATAAAATTAATTACCAGTATGCGCACCAGCGATTCTTTGAGTGATGACGAATCGTACTTTTTTTCTGAATTAAAACGACTTAAATATATCGTAAATCGAATTAAAGATAATCGATATTTTATAATTTTGGATGAAATTTTAAAGGGGACAAACAGTATCGATAAAGCGAGCGGTTCTAAAAAGTTTGTTCGAAAATTGGTAAATTCTCATTCTAACGGAATTATCGCAACGCACGATTTAAGTCTTTGTGAAATTACTGAAGAATTATCGCAGGTGAAAAACCATTATTTTGATGCTGAAATTACTAATGATGAGCTTCATTTTGATTATCGCTTTAAAGATGGGATTTGCCAAAATATGAACGCATCATTTTTATTGCGAAAAATGGAAATTGTAGATAATTAA
- a CDS encoding cyclase family protein translates to MLAQIQYEGESFTIDFSKPIDISLSLRGDGKNPIAWYLDAPKITPFRDGDFVGKISEGASVNFNNIQFNPHGHGTHTECVGHISKDFFSINQTLKNFFFKAKLISVAPENHGEDQVISEEILKKQLGDSCPAALVIRTIPNYAEKRTKKYSHTNWPYLSEAAMLYIRKLNVKHMLIDLPSVDKEKDEGKLLAHKAFWDYPKNTRFDATITELVYIPNQIKDGAYFLNLQIASFENDASPSKPVLYKIQ, encoded by the coding sequence ATGCTTGCACAAATTCAGTATGAGGGAGAAAGTTTTACGATCGATTTTTCGAAACCAATCGATATTTCGCTGAGTTTGCGTGGCGATGGTAAAAACCCAATAGCCTGGTATTTAGATGCTCCTAAGATCACACCATTTAGAGATGGTGATTTTGTAGGGAAAATTTCAGAAGGCGCTTCAGTGAATTTTAATAATATTCAGTTTAATCCGCATGGGCATGGCACGCATACCGAGTGTGTTGGACATATCAGTAAAGATTTTTTCAGTATAAATCAAACACTCAAAAACTTCTTCTTCAAAGCAAAACTGATTTCTGTGGCTCCGGAAAATCATGGAGAAGATCAGGTAATTTCCGAAGAAATTTTAAAAAAGCAATTGGGCGATTCCTGCCCGGCAGCTCTTGTGATTAGAACGATACCTAATTATGCCGAAAAGCGAACAAAAAAATATTCGCATACTAATTGGCCTTATTTATCTGAAGCTGCGATGCTATACATCCGTAAATTAAATGTAAAGCACATGCTTATAGATTTACCATCGGTAGATAAAGAAAAGGATGAAGGGAAACTATTGGCACATAAAGCTTTTTGGGATTATCCTAAAAATACTCGATTTGATGCGACTATCACAGAGCTTGTGTACATTCCCAACCAGATTAAAGACGGAGCATATTTTCTGAATCTGCAAATTGCATCTTTCGAGAATGATGCTTCGCCTTCTAAACCGGTATTGTATAAAATTCAGTAA
- a CDS encoding YciI-like protein, whose amino-acid sequence MNYYILTYHLVDSYLEERGKYREEHLAMAKKGEANGEIVMAGALDEPADKAIFIFKSESESAATNFAENDPYFKNGLIKEYSVRKWNVVIGN is encoded by the coding sequence ATGAATTATTATATCCTAACTTATCACCTGGTAGACTCTTATTTGGAAGAACGAGGGAAATACCGTGAAGAACATCTAGCAATGGCCAAAAAAGGCGAAGCAAACGGAGAAATCGTAATGGCTGGAGCATTGGACGAGCCCGCTGATAAAGCGATTTTTATTTTTAAATCTGAATCTGAATCGGCTGCAACGAATTTTGCTGAAAATGATCCTTACTTCAAAAACGGACTCATAAAAGAATATTCTGTTAGAAAATGGAATGTTGTAATTGGCAATTAA
- a CDS encoding BlaI/MecI/CopY family transcriptional regulator: MKQLTKAEEEIMQILWQLKEANVATIIEEMPEPKPAYNTVSTIVRILENKEFVDHRKKGKGYIYFPIVEKETYSDQSMNKLINNYFNGSFKSMVSFFMKKNEMDTKDLEAILKEINKDE, translated from the coding sequence ATGAAGCAATTAACAAAAGCAGAAGAAGAGATTATGCAGATTCTTTGGCAACTTAAAGAAGCCAATGTCGCAACGATTATCGAAGAAATGCCAGAGCCAAAACCGGCATATAATACGGTATCTACAATTGTTAGAATATTAGAAAACAAAGAATTTGTAGATCATCGAAAAAAGGGGAAGGGATATATCTATTTTCCTATAGTAGAGAAAGAGACTTATAGCGACCAGAGTATGAACAAGCTCATCAATAATTACTTTAATGGTTCTTTTAAAAGTATGGTTTCTTTTTTTATGAAGAAAAACGAAATGGATACCAAAGATTTGGAGGCTATTTTAAAAGAAATTAATAAAGATGAATAG
- a CDS encoding DUF4230 domain-containing protein, with amino-acid sequence MELLFIGLAAGAIVAYFIFRTFNKDRSKIKTKEQSVVLMEKIRSVCKFITVEGDFSEIYHYENLKEKYISLIFGKKKAIVLISAKAHVGFDLSKIKMESDNESKKIVLTNFPQPELLTVETDFKYYDKREGWANPFTTSDLTDINRDAKKHIVDKIPESGLLEQAKKEALDTILLMENIVQTIGWTLDYSALVLDEAEIKKIENKES; translated from the coding sequence ATGGAGTTACTTTTTATCGGGCTGGCAGCTGGAGCTATTGTAGCGTATTTTATTTTTAGAACGTTTAATAAAGATCGTTCTAAAATTAAAACCAAGGAGCAGTCGGTTGTTTTAATGGAGAAAATTAGGAGCGTTTGTAAGTTTATAACGGTCGAAGGTGATTTTTCTGAAATCTATCATTACGAAAATCTAAAAGAGAAATACATAAGCTTGATTTTTGGTAAAAAGAAAGCTATTGTTTTAATAAGTGCAAAAGCGCACGTTGGTTTTGATCTTAGCAAAATAAAAATGGAAAGTGATAATGAATCAAAAAAAATTGTGCTTACCAATTTTCCGCAGCCAGAACTGCTAACCGTAGAAACCGATTTTAAATATTACGACAAGCGCGAAGGCTGGGCAAATCCTTTTACAACTTCAGATCTTACCGATATTAATCGCGATGCTAAAAAACATATTGTCGATAAAATTCCGGAAAGTGGATTGTTGGAACAAGCTAAAAAAGAAGCTTTGGATACGATCCTGTTAATGGAAAACATCGTACAGACAATCGGCTGGACCTTAGATTATTCGGCTTTGGTTTTGGATGAAGCCGAGATTAAGAAAATTGAAAATAAAGAATCCTAA
- a CDS encoding M56 family metallopeptidase: protein MLRYLLQIILFQLAFLLVYELFLKKETFFTANRWYLLLTPVLSLALPFASFSIFSEVLPASTVTAINNTIKLPEVFIGGNQPQVEQLPTVHIKSEREIAINWWLVLYGLGSLISLLLFFKRWSVLGKLFKYKAEEKKDFRIIEIPNSKMAFTFLKTVFLGSEISAEEREQILAHELIHVSQKHSFDLLLFEILKVLLWFNPLVYVFQNRIALLHEFIADEQVLKQTSKKHYFNQLLNSAFETQNLSFTNQFFNHSLIKKRIVMLQKNKSKAIAKFKFLLVVPVLAMMLIYVSCSDGGASMKKESPTESFSQIINSIETRDNLSSEEKEALISALNEVEAKMENDQNLEDILTKNEIQNLKGKPASDDVDIPFSVIEEVPIFPGCEGLRTNEERKACMAEKIQQMIVDEFNTELWKSLTKEGEVLRVITQFRIDENGKIQNVKTRAPHALLEEEAKRVIKTLPQMKPGKQRGVATSVMYSLPIVFQN from the coding sequence ATGCTTAGATATTTACTACAAATAATATTATTTCAATTGGCATTTTTGCTGGTGTATGAATTGTTTCTGAAAAAGGAAACCTTTTTTACGGCAAACCGTTGGTATTTGTTGTTAACCCCCGTGTTATCATTAGCGCTTCCTTTTGCTAGCTTTAGTATATTTTCTGAAGTTTTACCTGCATCTACCGTTACGGCAATTAATAATACGATCAAATTACCCGAGGTATTTATAGGAGGTAACCAGCCGCAAGTTGAACAATTACCTACGGTACATATTAAATCTGAAAGGGAAATAGCAATAAATTGGTGGTTGGTATTATATGGCTTAGGATCTTTAATTAGTTTGCTCCTTTTCTTTAAGAGATGGAGCGTATTAGGAAAGCTGTTTAAGTATAAAGCTGAAGAGAAAAAGGACTTTAGAATTATTGAAATTCCTAATTCCAAAATGGCGTTTACCTTTCTGAAAACTGTTTTTTTAGGAAGCGAAATTTCAGCTGAAGAACGCGAACAGATTTTAGCACACGAGCTTATTCATGTATCGCAAAAACACAGTTTCGATCTGTTATTGTTCGAAATACTAAAAGTACTATTATGGTTTAATCCTTTGGTATATGTTTTTCAGAACAGAATAGCTTTATTACATGAGTTTATCGCCGATGAGCAGGTTCTAAAACAAACCTCTAAAAAGCATTATTTTAATCAGTTGCTCAATAGCGCTTTCGAAACTCAAAATCTATCATTTACCAATCAATTTTTTAATCATTCATTAATCAAAAAACGAATAGTTATGTTACAAAAAAACAAATCAAAAGCAATTGCAAAATTTAAGTTTTTACTGGTGGTACCAGTATTAGCGATGATGCTTATTTACGTTTCATGCTCAGATGGAGGAGCAAGCATGAAAAAAGAAAGTCCAACGGAAAGTTTTAGCCAGATTATTAACAGTATAGAAACTAGAGATAACTTATCTTCAGAAGAAAAAGAAGCCTTAATTAGTGCTTTAAATGAGGTAGAAGCAAAAATGGAAAATGACCAAAATCTGGAAGATATTTTAACCAAAAATGAAATTCAAAACTTAAAAGGTAAGCCGGCAAGCGATGATGTAGATATTCCATTTAGTGTGATCGAAGAAGTCCCTATCTTTCCAGGTTGCGAAGGTTTAAGAACCAATGAAGAGCGAAAAGCTTGTATGGCTGAAAAAATTCAGCAAATGATAGTGGATGAATTTAATACAGAGCTGTGGAAAAGCTTAACTAAAGAAGGCGAAGTGCTTAGAGTAATTACTCAGTTTAGAATAGACGAAAACGGAAAAATTCAAAATGTAAAAACCAGGGCACCACACGCATTATTAGAAGAAGAAGCCAAAAGAGTGATAAAAACTTTACCTCAAATGAAACCAGGAAAACAAAGAGGTGTTGCGACATCGGTAATGTATTCTTTACCAATAGTTTTTCAGAATTAG
- a CDS encoding MmcQ/YjbR family DNA-binding protein, protein MDIDTFRDYCLNKKEVTEHMPFGPETLVFKVMGKMFALVSLDAVPLRINLKCNPDKSLELREEFDGKIIPGYHMNKQHWNTMILDGQIPAKLIFELTDHSYQLIVDGLNKNQKQEFDEL, encoded by the coding sequence ATGGATATCGATACTTTTAGAGATTATTGCTTAAACAAAAAAGAAGTGACCGAGCATATGCCATTTGGACCAGAAACTTTGGTTTTTAAAGTGATGGGAAAGATGTTTGCATTGGTTTCCCTAGATGCAGTGCCGCTTCGCATAAATTTAAAATGTAATCCAGATAAAAGCTTAGAGCTTCGGGAAGAGTTTGATGGAAAAATTATTCCGGGATATCACATGAATAAACAACATTGGAATACGATGATTCTCGATGGGCAAATTCCTGCAAAATTAATTTTTGAACTTACAGACCATTCTTATCAACTTATCGTTGATGGACTAAATAAAAATCAAAAACAAGAATTCGACGAATTATAA
- a CDS encoding DUF4260 domain-containing protein yields the protein MNAIVKLEELAMMALGIFAFYFLHFSWWWFVGLFFMPDMGMIGYAFNNKTGAFLYNLFHHKGLAIWFWLVGFHLQLEVLQLIGVILFSHSAFDRILGYGLKYEQGFKFTHLGEIGK from the coding sequence ATGAATGCTATTGTAAAGCTTGAGGAATTGGCCATGATGGCTTTAGGTATTTTTGCTTTTTATTTCTTACATTTTTCTTGGTGGTGGTTTGTAGGCTTATTTTTTATGCCAGATATGGGTATGATTGGATATGCTTTTAATAATAAAACAGGAGCTTTTTTATACAATTTATTTCATCATAAAGGGCTGGCAATTTGGTTTTGGCTAGTAGGGTTTCATTTACAGTTAGAGGTTTTACAATTAATAGGTGTAATTTTGTTTTCTCATTCGGCTTTTGATCGTATTTTGGGGTACGGACTCAAATATGAGCAAGGTTTTAAATTCACTCATTTAGGAGAAATCGGTAAATAA
- the ruvC gene encoding crossover junction endodeoxyribonuclease RuvC, with protein MSEKIILGIDPGTTIMGFGLIKVKNKKMEFLQLNELQLKKYDDHYVKLKLIFERTIELIETFHPDEIAIEAPFFGKNVQSMLKLGRAQGVAMAAGLSREIPITEYLPKKIKMAITGNGSASKEQVAKMLQSMLNLKTLPKNLDSTDGLAAAVCHFYNSGRTEIGKSYTGWDAFVKQNPGKVK; from the coding sequence TTGAGCGAAAAGATCATTTTAGGAATCGACCCGGGAACCACAATTATGGGGTTTGGATTGATAAAGGTGAAGAATAAGAAGATGGAGTTTTTACAGTTGAATGAATTGCAGCTGAAAAAATATGATGATCACTACGTGAAACTGAAATTGATTTTTGAGCGTACCATCGAGCTTATTGAAACCTTTCATCCAGATGAAATTGCGATTGAAGCGCCTTTCTTCGGGAAAAACGTACAATCGATGCTGAAGCTAGGTAGAGCGCAGGGAGTAGCAATGGCAGCCGGACTTTCGCGTGAAATCCCAATTACAGAGTATCTCCCAAAAAAGATCAAAATGGCGATTACCGGTAACGGTAGCGCGAGTAAAGAGCAGGTAGCAAAAATGCTGCAAAGTATGCTAAACTTAAAAACATTGCCCAAAAACCTGGATTCTACCGATGGTTTGGCGGCAGCAGTTTGCCATTTCTATAATTCTGGTCGCACCGAGATTGGTAAAAGTTACACCGGTTGGGATGCTTTTGTCAAACAAAATCCTGGGAAAGTTAAGTGA
- a CDS encoding tetratricopeptide repeat protein: protein MKKFLILFFSIINASGFSQSTTKIADSLYAVGQYEEAITLMQKEDTSSVRILADLAKYYKANNNDIEALETYQKILNKDSTRVLTALNYGETLLNLGSLERADSLFAKLNSRFPKNAQFYYSRGLANERMENDSIAMVYFSKTQELDKYHQNALYKLSKDRLKNKEYQEAIAFATIGLEKNENNVSLHSIIGQTYSVMAVFYQAIPHYEKIIALGQGSEFIHSKLAYAYYKDGNFEKAIENYKQALLYEPGNSSTHYLLGKIYAQTGDFQNSELHLLMAIKIKDQPMEAEYFSLALTYKNLEEHKKAFDWFQKTLKENPDHIRAMYERAVAADNYFKDLDTKINYYQAFWNKYYGDDPNYLAKDMLYLTKNRISDLKEKKHMLAEKIEKAETKDSLAEVEAKSTDLATQEN from the coding sequence ATGAAAAAATTCCTGATTTTATTTTTCAGTATTATTAATGCATCCGGTTTTTCTCAATCTACTACCAAAATTGCCGATAGTTTATACGCTGTTGGTCAATACGAGGAGGCTATTACTTTAATGCAAAAAGAAGATACTTCTTCCGTAAGAATACTGGCAGATTTGGCTAAATACTACAAAGCAAATAATAATGATATTGAGGCTTTAGAAACTTATCAGAAGATTTTAAATAAAGATTCCACTCGTGTTTTAACTGCTTTAAATTATGGCGAAACGCTACTGAATTTAGGATCGTTAGAAAGAGCGGATAGTCTTTTTGCTAAGTTAAACAGCCGCTTTCCCAAAAATGCACAATTTTATTATTCGCGGGGATTAGCTAACGAGAGAATGGAAAATGATAGCATTGCTATGGTATACTTCTCAAAAACACAAGAACTTGATAAATACCACCAAAATGCGCTTTACAAGTTATCCAAAGATCGACTTAAAAATAAGGAATATCAAGAAGCTATCGCTTTTGCAACAATTGGATTGGAAAAAAATGAAAACAACGTTTCTTTACATTCTATCATAGGGCAAACCTATTCTGTAATGGCGGTATTTTATCAGGCTATACCGCATTACGAAAAGATTATAGCATTGGGGCAGGGGAGTGAATTTATTCATTCAAAGCTGGCCTATGCGTATTATAAAGACGGTAATTTCGAAAAAGCTATTGAAAATTATAAGCAGGCTTTATTGTATGAACCGGGAAATTCTAGTACACACTATCTATTAGGGAAAATATATGCGCAAACCGGGGATTTTCAAAATTCAGAATTACATCTTCTTATGGCAATTAAAATTAAAGACCAGCCAATGGAAGCCGAGTATTTTAGTTTAGCCTTAACCTATAAAAATTTAGAAGAACACAAGAAAGCTTTTGATTGGTTTCAGAAAACATTAAAAGAAAATCCAGACCATATTAGGGCAATGTATGAGCGCGCAGTTGCTGCCGATAATTATTTTAAAGATCTGGATACCAAAATAAATTATTATCAGGCGTTTTGGAATAAATATTATGGAGATGATCCTAACTATCTCGCGAAAGATATGCTGTATTTAACTAAAAATAGAATTAGCGATTTAAAGGAAAAAAAGCACATGTTAGCTGAAAAAATAGAGAAAGCCGAAACAAAAGATTCTTTAGCTGAAGTAGAGGCTAAATCTACCGATCTGGCGACGCAGGAAAATTAG
- the hemW gene encoding radical SAM family heme chaperone HemW, whose product MSGIYIHIPFCKQACHYCDFHFSTSLKKKSELIVALRKELILRKNELPDEPIQTIYFGGGTPSLLNLEELNAIFDTIYTEFNIAKNPEITLEANPDDLSEEKIGELAASKINRLSIGVQSFFEEDLKLMNRAHNAEEALKSIKLARSKFDNISVDLIYGVPGMSDERWKENIHILLDLGISHISSYALTVEPNTALQKFIEKGKVKPVDDAAAAQHFEILRTTLKNAGFEHYEFSNYGKPGYFSQNNTAYWLGKPYLGIGPSAHSYDGNCRKWNVANNTLYIKAIEKSELPLEIEELSTTDRYNEYIMTRLRTHFGVDLKEIESKFGKKYLEYLKEQSAILFQKELLRTEDNVMRITEKGTFLSDGIAADLFYID is encoded by the coding sequence ATGAGCGGAATCTACATTCATATCCCATTTTGTAAGCAGGCGTGTCATTACTGCGATTTTCATTTTTCGACCTCATTAAAGAAGAAAAGTGAGCTGATTGTCGCATTGCGAAAGGAGTTAATACTTCGGAAAAATGAGTTGCCAGATGAACCGATTCAAACCATTTATTTTGGTGGTGGGACACCCAGTTTGCTTAATCTAGAAGAACTGAATGCGATTTTTGATACAATTTATACTGAATTCAATATTGCTAAAAACCCTGAAATAACACTGGAAGCGAATCCCGACGACCTTTCAGAAGAGAAAATAGGAGAACTGGCGGCTTCAAAAATTAACCGACTAAGTATTGGCGTGCAATCTTTTTTTGAAGAAGATCTAAAATTAATGAATCGTGCACATAATGCAGAAGAAGCTTTAAAATCTATAAAACTAGCCAGATCGAAATTCGATAATATTTCGGTTGATTTAATTTACGGAGTACCGGGAATGAGCGATGAACGCTGGAAAGAAAACATTCATATTCTACTGGATTTAGGAATTTCCCATATTTCAAGTTATGCTTTAACGGTCGAGCCAAATACGGCGTTGCAAAAATTCATCGAAAAAGGAAAAGTAAAACCCGTAGATGATGCCGCTGCTGCTCAGCATTTTGAGATTCTAAGAACGACCCTCAAAAATGCCGGATTTGAGCATTACGAGTTTTCAAATTATGGGAAACCCGGTTATTTTTCGCAAAACAACACCGCATATTGGTTAGGAAAACCCTATTTAGGAATTGGGCCTTCAGCGCATTCGTATGACGGGAATTGTAGAAAATGGAATGTTGCGAACAACACGCTTTATATCAAAGCGATCGAAAAATCTGAATTACCTCTCGAAATTGAAGAGTTAAGTACAACAGATCGTTATAATGAATATATTATGACGCGTTTGCGAACTCATTTTGGCGTAGATCTTAAAGAAATTGAATCAAAATTCGGTAAAAAATATCTGGAATATTTAAAGGAACAGTCGGCTATTTTATTTCAGAAAGAACTTCTAAGAACCGAAGATAACGTGATGCGAATAACAGAAAAAGGAACTTTTTTAAGTGATGGAATCGCAGCAGATTTGTTTTATATTGATTAG